A window from Kluyveromyces lactis strain NRRL Y-1140 chromosome E complete sequence encodes these proteins:
- the UGX2 gene encoding Ugx2p (weakly similar to uniprot|P32772 Saccharomyces cerevisiae YDL169C Protein of unknown function, transcript accumulates in response to any combination of stress conditions), with product MREFYLSSSMLASETGIAYEVSDSYGSRRYDNNGNSSSERIQYVISMAHSQGFDWNQDFFATRYEQMCQVVYDGHVDSIESVIEGLKCEEEAVTEKTSENEDENMDHDGRPITLSSKDTNTHYRYSPQVYRRISDAFIRPRRKSDRSISFSADREQGNFKRTEVTVIDVESETLENKLLKSLVRS from the coding sequence ATGAGGGAGTTTTATCTATCATCTAGCATGTTGGCTAGTGAAACAGGGATCGCCTATGAAGTCAGTGACAGCTACGGATCAAGAAGATATGATAATAATGGCAATAGTTCTTCTGAAAGGATTCAGTATGTGATTTCGATGGCTCATTCACAGGGTTTTGATTGGAATCAAGATTTTTTTGCTACTAGATACGAGCAAATGTGTCAAGTTGTGTATGACGGTCATGTTGACAGCATTGAATCGGTAATTGAAGGGTTAAAATGCGAGGAAGAGGCAGTTACGGAAAAAACTAGTGAAaacgaagatgaaaatatggaTCATGATGGCAGGCCCATTACTCTTTCCTCCAAAGACACAAATACACACTACCGTTACTCTCCGCAGGTTTATCGAAGGATCAGTGATGCTTTTATTAGACCAAGACGTAAATCCGACAGAAGTATATCATTTTCTGCTGATAGGGAACAGGGAAACTTTAAACGTACAGAAGTGACCGTTATCGATGTAGAATCAGAAACTCTGGAGAACAAACTCCTCAAAAGCCTTGTAAGATCATAA